Proteins co-encoded in one Apodemus sylvaticus chromosome 6, mApoSyl1.1, whole genome shotgun sequence genomic window:
- the LOC127687898 gene encoding disintegrin and metalloproteinase domain-containing protein 29-like: MALSLRPSTWSLALLRGALWLSVLWTLLSPACCSHGPPKWRFSTSEVVIPRKVPQRMGRSGTSEHISYSMRFRGQRHVVHMKLKKNMISPNFPVYTSNDQGALEKDYPFVPRDCYFYSYLEGVPGSQATLDTCTGGLKGMIQVDDFTYEIKPLASSSKFEHVISLLVNERSHKSEKCRNYEIMAEGSVPPEENKAAGSPRAAPVYLWRLHIKTITIHYTVTHELYQNLGENSTHALQVILLLNNIADSIYKVSGLNVFVRAVCIWNDGDHYGISPFYNNVWRLMELFGYWKANFYWEMEHTTTALLIGRQASGVDYAGFQGGMCNPNWGVLYTHVRPHHLFLAASMMAHGVGHLMYINHDTAGCVCYRRSSCLMNEFPTLHDMISNCSHLKLHNLINGWDPCLSLRPVTYRLLRYEVPRCGNKILEDNEKCDCGSFKDCTADKCCETNCDFTVGSSCSSGGCCDSCQFAPTGTICRDKNGICDLPEYCNGISPHCPGNFHIMDGTPCSPLAVCMAGNCSDRHLQCQALFGYRVKDASLACYKELNLRGDRFGNCGIRYLRGGNQPVKCQKEDILCGQIHCDGVTRIPGGGEHTTFHHIKVQDVKEEQCFGYEAHHGTELPEMGLVVDGATCGPGKYCKHQRCLFHQTLNFRCNISMCNFRGVCNNNGNCHCVQGWQAPDCFHRGAGGSINSGPPPSSAKRYRAKIHVRVNRLIIVLGARMLLILASIITGALSKAILRPAGPERIPFKI; the protein is encoded by the coding sequence ATGGCTCTCTCCCTCAGACCATCTACCTGGAGTTTGGCCCTTCTGCGAGGTGCTCTCTGGCTCTCTGTGCTCTGGACTCTGTTGTCTCCTGCCTGCTGTTCCCATGGCCCACCCAAATGGCGCTTTTCTACCTCTGAAGTTGTCATCCCCAGGAAGGTTCCCCAGAGAATGGGTAGAAGTGGTACATCAGAGCACATCTCCTATAGCATGCGCTTTAGGGGACAAAGACACGTAGTCCACATGAAACTAAAGAAGAACATGATTTCTCCAAATTTTCCTGTATATACCTCTAATGACCAAGGAGCTCTGGAGAAGGATTACCCATTTGTTCCTCGGGATTGTTACTTCTACAGCTACCTGGAAGGAGTCCCTGGGTCCCAAGCTACACTAGATACCTGCACTGGAGGTTTGAAAGGCATGATACAGGTGGATGACTTCACTTATGAAATCAAACCATTGGCGTCTTCTTCCAAGTTTGAGCATGTAATTTCTCTGCTTGTGAACGAAAGGTCTCATAAGTCTGAAAAGTGTAGAAATTATGAGATTATGGCAGAGGGTAGTGTGCCTCCTGAAGAGAATAAGGCTGCTGGAAGCCCCAGAGCAGCCCCTGTGTATCTGTGGCGTCTCCATATTAAAACTATAACAATACACTACACAGTGACTCATGAATTATATCAAAACCTTGGGGAAAATTCAACCCACGCACTTCAGGTAATATTGCTTTTGAACAACATAGCAGACAGCATTTATAAAGTAAGTGGGTTAAATGTGTTTGTACGTGCTGTATGTATTTGGAATGATGGCGACCACTATGGTATATCCCCTTTTTATAATAATGTTTGGAGACTTATGGAACTTTTTGGCTATTGGAAAGCTAATTTCTATTGGGAAATGGAGCACACCACTACGGCTCTTCTCATAGGAAGGCAGGCCTCTGGTGTAGATTATGCAGGCTTTCAGGGTGGAATGTGTAACCCCAACTGGGGAgtattatatacacatgtaagACCACACCATTTATTTCTGGCTGCAAGTATGATGGCACATGGAGTGGGTCACCTTATGTATATAAATCATGATACAGCGGGCTGTGTTTGTTACCGAAGGAGCAGTTGTCTCATGAATGAATTTCCAACTCTTCATGATATGATTAGCAATTGTTCCCATTTGAAGCTACATAACTTGATTAATGGTTGGGACCCTTGCTTGAGTTTACGACCTGTTACATATCGTCTATTAAGATATGAAGTTCCTCGTTGTGGAAATAAGATATTGGAAGACAACGAGAAATGTGACTGTGGTTCTTTTAAAGACTGTACCGCTGATAAGTGTTGTGAAACCAATTGTGACTTTACTGTGGGCAgctcttgttcttcaggaggttgCTGTGACTCTTGTCAGTTCGCACCCACTGGAACGATATGTAGAGACAAAAATGGTATTTGCGATCTTCCAGAATACTGTAATGGAATCTCGCCGCACTGCCCAGGCAATTTTCATATCATGGATGGAACTCCTTGTTCTCCACTAGCAGTTTGCATGGCAGGAAACTGTAGCGACCGTCATTTGCAGTGTCAAGCTCTTTTTGGATACCGAGTAAAGGATGCTTCACTAGCATGCTATAAAGAATTAAATCTCAGAGGTGACCGATTTGGAAACTGTGGGATTAGATATTTACGTGGAGGGAATCAACCTGTCAAGTGTCAAAAGGAGGATATTTTATGTGGACAGATTCACTGTGATGGTGTCACTCGTATTCCTGGTGGAGGTGAACACACTACATTTCATCACATAAAGGTACAAGATGTTAAAGAAGAACAGTGCTTTGGGTATGAAGCACACCATGGGACCGAACTTCCAGAAATGGGGCTTGTAGTGGACGGTGCAACCTGTGGCCCTGGAAAATACTGTAAACACCAGAGATGTCTTTTTCATCAAACTTTGAATTTTAGATGCAACATCTCTATGTGTAACTTCAGAGGGGTGTGTAACAACAATGGCAACTGTCACTGTGTTCAAGGTTGGCAAGCACCAGATTGTTTTCACAGAGGAGCAGGTGGTAGTATAAACAGTGGCCCTCCACCTTCAAGTGCAAAAAGATATCGTGCCAAAATACATGTGCGTGTCAACAGGCTAATAATTGTTTTAGGTGCTCGCATGCTTCTTATCTTGGCTTCAATTATTACTGGTGCTCTTTCAAAGGCAATATTACGTCCAGCAGGGCCCGAACGAAtcccttttaaaatataa